A single region of the Glycine max cultivar Williams 82 chromosome 20, Glycine_max_v4.0, whole genome shotgun sequence genome encodes:
- the LOC121174306 gene encoding tRNA pseudouridine(38/39) synthase, whose amino-acid sequence MSCLNLKVIDMLLDTSRILRKPQYTMASEVPLVLQSCEFDNIKFMCSSDAGEALRVHLVNECQIYQLQAAIFHEALLNCVPLSNDQSLLPFQGSKKKVSHVPLMSRPTEPSYEERRAKLNTIA is encoded by the exons ATGTCATGCTTAAATTTGAAGGTGATTGATATGCTACTGGACACTTCTAGAATCCTAAGGAAACCCCAATACACTATGGCTTCAGAGGTTCCATTGGTTCTTCAGTCCTGTGAATTTGACAACATTAAGTTTATGTGTTCATCAG ATGCGGGAGAAGCGCTGCGTGTACACTTGGTGAATGAATGCCAAATTTACCAGCTTCAAGCTGCAATCTTTCATGAAGCTCTTCTAAATTGCGTGCCTCTATCAAATG ATCAAAGCTTGCTGCCTTTTCAAGgatccaagaagaaagtttcCCATGTCCCTCTTATGTCACGACCAACTGAGC CATCATATGAAGAACGCCGAGCCAAACTCAACACAATTGCATGA
- the LOC100785640 gene encoding probable F-actin-capping protein subunit beta — translation MEAAMGLMRRIPPKHTETALSALLSLMPDNSSDLLSQVDQPLQVLCDVECGKEFILCEYNRDADSYRSPWSNKYHPPLEDGSLPSSELRKLEIEANDIFAIYRDQYYEGGISSVYMWEDDNEGFVACFLIKKDGSKTGQGRRGYLEEGAWDAIHVIEVGPEEEENTNYRLTSTVMLTLTTNNESSGTFSLSGSIRRQMSMKLSVADGHLCNMGRMIEEMESKLRNSLDQVYFGKTREMVCTLRPPSEVAQLRMPDSA, via the exons ATGGAAGCTGCGATGGGACTGATGCGGAGGATTCCTCCGAAACACACAGAAACAGCTCTGTCAGCGCTTCTGAGCCTTATGCCTGACAACTCCTCCGATCTCCTCTCTCAAGTCGATCAGCCCCTCCAG GTTCTGTGCGATGTGGAATGCGGCAAGGAGTTCATTTTGTGCGAATACAATAGAGATGCCGACTCTTACAg ATCACCTTGGTCCAATAAATACCATCCACCATTAGAAGATGGGTCCCTCCCTTCTTCAGAGTTGCggaagcttgaaattgaagcAAATGACATATTTGCAATATATCGTGACCA GTATTATGAAGGTGGCATTTCATCAGTTTACATGTGGGAAGATGATAATGAAGGTTTCGTAGCCTGCTTTTTAATAAAGAAAG ATGGCTCAAAGACAGGGCAGGGCCGACGGGGATATTTAGAGGAAGGTGCATGGGATGCTATACATGTTATAGAG gtGGGaccagaggaagaagaaaacaccAATTATCGTTTAACCAGTACAGTTATGCTGACTCTGACTACAAATAATGAGTCATCCGGAACTTTCAGTTTATCTGGTTCAATTAGGCGTCAG atGAGTATGAAGCTATCAGTTGCTGATGGGCATCTTTGTAACATGGGAAGGATGATTGAAGAAATGGAGAGTAAGCTGAGGAACTCACTAGATCAG GTATACTTTGGGAAAACAAGAGAAATGGTTTGCACACTGAGACCACCATCTGAAGTGGCACAGTTGAGAATGCCTGATAGCGCCTGA
- the LOC121174364 gene encoding probable F-actin-capping protein subunit beta, translating to MEAAMGLMRRIPPKHTETALSALLSLMPDNSSDLLSQVDQPLQVLCDVECGKEFILCEYNRDADSYRSPWSNKYHPPLEDGSLPSSELRKLEIEANDIFAIYRDQYYEGGISSVYMWEDDNEGFVACFLIKKDGSKTGQGRRGYLEEGAWDAIHVIEVGPEEEENTNYRLTSTVMLTLTTNNESSGTFSLSGSIRRHFF from the exons ATGGAAGCTGCGATGGGACTGATGCGGAGGATTCCTCCGAAACACACAGAAACAGCTCTGTCAGCGCTTCTGAGCCTTATGCCTGACAACTCCTCCGATCTCCTCTCTCAAGTCGATCAGCCCCTCCAG GTTCTGTGCGATGTGGAATGCGGCAAGGAGTTCATTTTGTGCGAATACAATAGAGATGCCGACTCTTACAg ATCACCTTGGTCCAATAAATACCATCCACCATTAGAAGATGGGTCCCTCCCTTCTTCAGAGTTGCggaagcttgaaattgaagcAAATGACATATTTGCAATATATCGTGACCA GTATTATGAAGGTGGCATTTCATCAGTTTACATGTGGGAAGATGATAATGAAGGTTTCGTAGCCTGCTTTTTAATAAAGAAAG ATGGCTCAAAGACAGGGCAGGGCCGACGGGGATATTTAGAGGAAGGTGCATGGGATGCTATACATGTTATAGAG gtGGGaccagaggaagaagaaaacaccAATTATCGTTTAACCAGTACAGTTATGCTGACTCTGACTACAAATAATGAGTCATCCGGAACTTTCAGTTTATCTGGTTCAATTAGGCGTcattttttttga